The Henckelia pumila isolate YLH828 chromosome 2, ASM3356847v2, whole genome shotgun sequence genome includes a window with the following:
- the LOC140882243 gene encoding uncharacterized protein isoform X4: MVSSFQPADANKQSERKSMRGRSSPTRNCFLNSLHRDSKSPDLAYRSSSPRWSSRSVSSSPPRRSRSMSSERRYPTSPRQSPTPRKRHVVQPSPSPPRRRSSYSKRRSISPPRRRSPSPSRYRARLPRRYRSRSPLSHRSRSPFNRRSRSPFNRKSRSPRRRSRTPIRTSTAHHRSPSPFRRRSPSPLRRRSPSPVRRRSPSPVRRRSPSPARRRLPSPLKRRTSSPLSDKSPSHVQRRSPSPLHRRPRSPFHRKPPYVRRDSRSPVRRRYQRSPSTPRQQSKSPVRRMSSTIGRKRSLSPAPRRSGESSSPSSIRHNSISPVRRESSKSMRSPEQSHGERVRSLEKNSPAHYASPSEKAELSAKNHRGSKPVDVRPIISLRSPQRDMLDQNDLHGEEPVLSLSKKKTPLVSDASRERAHREEQRSSPRDGLHQQRERVIRPESPSPMVKVAGPKPHREHSGASVEDKNNFSAREQKYGARGTNSLTSDQRKDLIDSTKVHDDFSKSTKSRLTNSEGPDRTNHREHYEKPASSEIRKTTSMSERKSESYVDEGDRAGKLTSGPLGDSKKGYRLQESAVLPKLSRKSEMNDLNGSTDSPSKESDEYKTKVKEKKKHSKSDRHDVESDDSFSDDSYEERKEVKRRRKEEKKLKREEKRRKRDERHRRKEERRAEKLKLKSADTGNPLSDLEGDYSENDNDHRRVSKTRGNKDSKSEQKNLEIELREKALESLRAKRGIDISKD, translated from the exons ATGGTGTCTAGCTTTCAGCCAGCTGATGCGAACAAGCAGAGTGAGAGAAAAAGCATGAGAGGGCGCTCTAG CCCGACAAGGAATTGTTTCCTCAACAG TCTGCACAGGGATTCAAAATCTCcagatttggcttatcgttcCTCCTCTCCAAG GTGGAGTTCAAGAAGTGTTTCTAGTTCACCTCCACGGAGAAGTCGGTCTATGTCATCTGAAAGACGGTATCCCACTTCTCCAAGACAGTCCCCGACCCCTCGCAAGAGGCATGTTGTTCAGCCCTCTCCTTCTCCACCAAGGCGTAGATCGTCCTATTCTAAACGAAGATCAATTTCTCCTCCACGACGTAGATCTCCCTCCCCTAGTAGATATAGAGCGCGTTTACCTAGGCGATACAGATCTCGGTCTCCATTGAGCCATAGATCACGGTCTCCCTTTAATAGAAGGTCACGATCTCCCTTTAATCGAAAATCTCGATCCCCAAGGCGTCGGTCTAGGACACCAATACGGACCTCAACAGCACATCATAGATCCCCCTCTCCTTTCCGGCGTAGATCCCCCTCTCCTTTACGGCGCAGATCTCCATCTCCCGTTCGACGCAGATCTCCATCTCCTGTTCGACGCAGATCTCCATCTCCTGCACGACGGAGGTTGCCATCTCCTCTAAAACGTAGGACATCATCTCCTTTGAGTGACAAATCACCATCACATGTGCAGCGTAGGTCCCCATCTCCCTTGCATCGCAGGCCACGATCTCCATTTCATCGGAAGCCTCCGTATGTTCGTCGGGATTCACGATCTCCTGTAAGAAGGCGATACCAGCGATCTCCTTCAACTCCACGGCAGCAATCTAAATCACCAGTTCGGCGTATGTCCTCAACGATCGGTCGAAAAAGATCTTTATCCCCAGCCCCTCGAAGATCTGGAGAATCTAGCTCTCCCTCGTCCATTCGACACAATTCCATTTCTCCTGTTAGGAGAGAATCTTCAAAAAGCATGAGATCACCTGAACAATCTCATGGAGAAAGGGTCAG AAGCTTAGAGAAAAATTCTCCTGCTCATTATGCTTCTCCAAGTGAAAAAGCTGAACTCTCTGCAAAGAATCATAGAGGATCAAAACCTGTGGACGTCAGGCCCATTATTTCTTTGAGATCACCACAGAGGGATATGCTGGATCAAAATGACCTCCATGGGGAAGAGCCAGTGCTGTCACTTTCCAAGAAAAAAACTCCTCTTGTATCAGATGCTTCTAGGGAAAGAGCTCACCGTGAAGAGCAAAG GTCTAGTCCTCGTGATGGTCTTCATCAGCAAAGGGAAAGAGTCATTCGTCCTGAGAGCCCAAGCCCCATGGTGAAGGTTGCTGGGCCTAAACCTCATCGTGAACATTCTGGGGCAAGTGTTGAAGATAAGAACAACTTTTCTGCCAG AGAGCAAAAATATGGAGCACGTGGAACGAATTCTCTGACATCTGATCAACGTAAAGATTTAATTGACTCTACCAAAGTTCATGATGATTTCTCAAAGTCAACAAAGAGCCGACTGACAAATAG CGAAGGACCTGACAGGACGAATCATAGAGAACACTATGAGAAACCAGCGTCATCAGAAATTCGTAAAACAACGAGCATGAGTGAGAGAAAAAGTGAATCATATGTCGATGAGGGTGACAGAGCTGGCAAATTGACTAGTGGTCCGTTAGGTGATAGCAAGAAAGGTTATAGGTTGCAAGAATCGGCAGTTTTGCCCAAGTTGTCAAGGAAGTCTGAGATGAATGATCTGAATGGTTCTACAGATTCTCCCTCCAAGGAATCTGATGAGTACAAAACTAAagtcaaagaaaagaagaaacacAGCAAGTCAGATAGGCATGATGTGGAATCGGATGATTCTTTCAGTGATGATTCTTATGAGGAGAGGAAGGAGGTCAAAAggaggagaaaagaagaaaaaaagctGAAGAGAGAGGAGAAGCGTCGGAAACGAGATGAGCGACATCGTAGAAAGGAAGAAAGGCGTGCAGAGAAGTTGAAATTGAAGTCAGCGGATACTGGTAACCCATTATCTGATCTCGAGGGAGATTATTCAGAAAACGACAATGATCATAGACGCGTGTCAAAAACAAGAGGAAATAAGGATTCTAAATCCGAGCAGAAAAACCTTGAGATAGAGTTACGAGAGAAGGCTCTTGAGTCCCTTCGAGCCAAAAGAGGGATTGACATATCAAAGGATTGA
- the LOC140882243 gene encoding uncharacterized protein isoform X3, whose protein sequence is MSGGFFRGTSTDQDTRFSNKKAKLLKSQKFASELETLVDMTKVKMDVMRPWIAKRVTELIGFEDEVLINFIYGLLEGKEVNGKEVQISLTGFMERNTGKFMKELWSLLLSAQQNLSGIPQQFLDEKEEETKKKKAETDRIAHEILRKKEKEKQELERETTKMDGDGDTLRDKPAELELNSKPDTMVSSFQPADANKQSERKSMRGRSSPTRNCFLNSLHRDSKSPDLAYRSSSPRWSSRSVSSSPPRRSRSMSSERRYPTSPRQSPTPRKRHVVQPSPSPPRRRSSYSKRRSISPPRRRSPSPSRYRARLPRRYRSRSPLSHRSRSPFNRRSRSPFNRKSRSPRRRSRTPIRTSTAHHRSPSPFRRRSPSPLRRRSPSPVRRRSPSPVRRRSPSPARRRLPSPLKRRTSSPLSDKSPSHVQRRSPSPLHRRPRSPFHRKPPYVRRDSRSPVRRRYQRSPSTPRQQSKSPVRRMSSTIGRKRSLSPAPRRSGESSSPSSIRHNSISPVRRESSKSMRSPEQSHGERVRPIISLRSPQRDMLDQNDLHGEEPVLSLSKKKTPLVSDASRERAHREEQRSSPRDGLHQQRERVIRPESPSPMVKVAGPKPHREHSGASVEDKNNFSAREQKYGARGTNSLTSDQRKDLIDSTKVHDDFSKSTKSRLTNSEGPDRTNHREHYEKPASSEIRKTTSMSERKSESYVDEGDRAGKLTSGPLGDSKKGYRLQESAVLPKLSRKSEMNDLNGSTDSPSKESDEYKTKVKEKKKHSKSDRHDVESDDSFSDDSYEERKEVKRRRKEEKKLKREEKRRKRDERHRRKEERRAEKLKLKSADTGNPLSDLEGDYSENDNDHRRVSKTRGNKDSKSEQKNLEIELREKALESLRAKRGIDISKD, encoded by the exons ATGTCGGGCGGATTTTTTCGG GGCACGTCCACCGATCAGGACACTCGTTTCTCGAACAAGAAAGCCAAGCTTCTCAAATCTCAGAAATTCGCCTCTGAATTGGAAACCCTG GTGGACATGACAAAAGTGAAGATGGATGTTATGAGACCATGGATAGCAAAGCGTGTCACTGAGCTAATTGGGTTTGAGGATGAAGTACTTATCAACTTTATCTATGGACTTCTAGAGGGAAAG GAAGTCAATGGAAAAGAAGTTCAAATTTCACTTACTGGATTTATGGAGAGAAACACTGGAAAGTTTATGAAAGAATTATGGTCGTTGCTTCTAAGTGCACAGCAAAATTTGAGCGGCATTCCGCAGCAGTTTCTTGATGAGAAGGAGGAGGAAACTAAGAAGAAGAAG GCTGAGACAGATCGTATAGCTCATGAAATTCTAAGGAAGAAAGAGAAGGAGAAGCAAGAATTGGAACGAGAGACTACGAAAATG GATGGTGATGGTGATACATTGAGAGATAAGCCTGCTGAGTTGGAACTCAATTCAAAACCTGATACCATGGTGTCTAGCTTTCAGCCAGCTGATGCGAACAAGCAGAGTGAGAGAAAAAGCATGAGAGGGCGCTCTAG CCCGACAAGGAATTGTTTCCTCAACAG TCTGCACAGGGATTCAAAATCTCcagatttggcttatcgttcCTCCTCTCCAAG GTGGAGTTCAAGAAGTGTTTCTAGTTCACCTCCACGGAGAAGTCGGTCTATGTCATCTGAAAGACGGTATCCCACTTCTCCAAGACAGTCCCCGACCCCTCGCAAGAGGCATGTTGTTCAGCCCTCTCCTTCTCCACCAAGGCGTAGATCGTCCTATTCTAAACGAAGATCAATTTCTCCTCCACGACGTAGATCTCCCTCCCCTAGTAGATATAGAGCGCGTTTACCTAGGCGATACAGATCTCGGTCTCCATTGAGCCATAGATCACGGTCTCCCTTTAATAGAAGGTCACGATCTCCCTTTAATCGAAAATCTCGATCCCCAAGGCGTCGGTCTAGGACACCAATACGGACCTCAACAGCACATCATAGATCCCCCTCTCCTTTCCGGCGTAGATCCCCCTCTCCTTTACGGCGCAGATCTCCATCTCCCGTTCGACGCAGATCTCCATCTCCTGTTCGACGCAGATCTCCATCTCCTGCACGACGGAGGTTGCCATCTCCTCTAAAACGTAGGACATCATCTCCTTTGAGTGACAAATCACCATCACATGTGCAGCGTAGGTCCCCATCTCCCTTGCATCGCAGGCCACGATCTCCATTTCATCGGAAGCCTCCGTATGTTCGTCGGGATTCACGATCTCCTGTAAGAAGGCGATACCAGCGATCTCCTTCAACTCCACGGCAGCAATCTAAATCACCAGTTCGGCGTATGTCCTCAACGATCGGTCGAAAAAGATCTTTATCCCCAGCCCCTCGAAGATCTGGAGAATCTAGCTCTCCCTCGTCCATTCGACACAATTCCATTTCTCCTGTTAGGAGAGAATCTTCAAAAAGCATGAGATCACCTGAACAATCTCATGGAGAAAGGGTCAG GCCCATTATTTCTTTGAGATCACCACAGAGGGATATGCTGGATCAAAATGACCTCCATGGGGAAGAGCCAGTGCTGTCACTTTCCAAGAAAAAAACTCCTCTTGTATCAGATGCTTCTAGGGAAAGAGCTCACCGTGAAGAGCAAAG GTCTAGTCCTCGTGATGGTCTTCATCAGCAAAGGGAAAGAGTCATTCGTCCTGAGAGCCCAAGCCCCATGGTGAAGGTTGCTGGGCCTAAACCTCATCGTGAACATTCTGGGGCAAGTGTTGAAGATAAGAACAACTTTTCTGCCAG AGAGCAAAAATATGGAGCACGTGGAACGAATTCTCTGACATCTGATCAACGTAAAGATTTAATTGACTCTACCAAAGTTCATGATGATTTCTCAAAGTCAACAAAGAGCCGACTGACAAATAG CGAAGGACCTGACAGGACGAATCATAGAGAACACTATGAGAAACCAGCGTCATCAGAAATTCGTAAAACAACGAGCATGAGTGAGAGAAAAAGTGAATCATATGTCGATGAGGGTGACAGAGCTGGCAAATTGACTAGTGGTCCGTTAGGTGATAGCAAGAAAGGTTATAGGTTGCAAGAATCGGCAGTTTTGCCCAAGTTGTCAAGGAAGTCTGAGATGAATGATCTGAATGGTTCTACAGATTCTCCCTCCAAGGAATCTGATGAGTACAAAACTAAagtcaaagaaaagaagaaacacAGCAAGTCAGATAGGCATGATGTGGAATCGGATGATTCTTTCAGTGATGATTCTTATGAGGAGAGGAAGGAGGTCAAAAggaggagaaaagaagaaaaaaagctGAAGAGAGAGGAGAAGCGTCGGAAACGAGATGAGCGACATCGTAGAAAGGAAGAAAGGCGTGCAGAGAAGTTGAAATTGAAGTCAGCGGATACTGGTAACCCATTATCTGATCTCGAGGGAGATTATTCAGAAAACGACAATGATCATAGACGCGTGTCAAAAACAAGAGGAAATAAGGATTCTAAATCCGAGCAGAAAAACCTTGAGATAGAGTTACGAGAGAAGGCTCTTGAGTCCCTTCGAGCCAAAAGAGGGATTGACATATCAAAGGATTGA
- the LOC140882243 gene encoding uncharacterized protein isoform X1, giving the protein MSGGFFRGTSTDQDTRFSNKKAKLLKSQKFASELETLVDMTKVKMDVMRPWIAKRVTELIGFEDEVLINFIYGLLEGKEVNGKEVQISLTGFMERNTGKFMKELWSLLLSAQQNLSGIPQQFLDEKEEETKKKKAETDRIAHEILRKKEKEKQELERETTKMDGDGDTLRDKPAELELNSKPDTMVSSFQPADANKQSERKSMRGRSSPTRNCFLNSLHRDSKSPDLAYRSSSPRWSSRSVSSSPPRRSRSMSSERRYPTSPRQSPTPRKRHVVQPSPSPPRRRSSYSKRRSISPPRRRSPSPSRYRARLPRRYRSRSPLSHRSRSPFNRRSRSPFNRKSRSPRRRSRTPIRTSTAHHRSPSPFRRRSPSPLRRRSPSPVRRRSPSPVRRRSPSPARRRLPSPLKRRTSSPLSDKSPSHVQRRSPSPLHRRPRSPFHRKPPYVRRDSRSPVRRRYQRSPSTPRQQSKSPVRRMSSTIGRKRSLSPAPRRSGESSSPSSIRHNSISPVRRESSKSMRSPEQSHGERVRSLEKNSPAHYASPSEKAELSAKNHRGSKPVDVRPIISLRSPQRDMLDQNDLHGEEPVLSLSKKKTPLVSDASRERAHREEQRSSPRDGLHQQRERVIRPESPSPMVKVAGPKPHREHSGASVEDKNNFSAREQKYGARGTNSLTSDQRKDLIDSTKVHDDFSKSTKSRLTNSEGPDRTNHREHYEKPASSEIRKTTSMSERKSESYVDEGDRAGKLTSGPLGDSKKGYRLQESAVLPKLSRKSEMNDLNGSTDSPSKESDEYKTKVKEKKKHSKSDRHDVESDDSFSDDSYEERKEVKRRRKEEKKLKREEKRRKRDERHRRKEERRAEKLKLKSADTGNPLSDLEGDYSENDNDHRRVSKTRGNKDSKSEQKNLEIELREKALESLRAKRGIDISKD; this is encoded by the exons ATGTCGGGCGGATTTTTTCGG GGCACGTCCACCGATCAGGACACTCGTTTCTCGAACAAGAAAGCCAAGCTTCTCAAATCTCAGAAATTCGCCTCTGAATTGGAAACCCTG GTGGACATGACAAAAGTGAAGATGGATGTTATGAGACCATGGATAGCAAAGCGTGTCACTGAGCTAATTGGGTTTGAGGATGAAGTACTTATCAACTTTATCTATGGACTTCTAGAGGGAAAG GAAGTCAATGGAAAAGAAGTTCAAATTTCACTTACTGGATTTATGGAGAGAAACACTGGAAAGTTTATGAAAGAATTATGGTCGTTGCTTCTAAGTGCACAGCAAAATTTGAGCGGCATTCCGCAGCAGTTTCTTGATGAGAAGGAGGAGGAAACTAAGAAGAAGAAG GCTGAGACAGATCGTATAGCTCATGAAATTCTAAGGAAGAAAGAGAAGGAGAAGCAAGAATTGGAACGAGAGACTACGAAAATG GATGGTGATGGTGATACATTGAGAGATAAGCCTGCTGAGTTGGAACTCAATTCAAAACCTGATACCATGGTGTCTAGCTTTCAGCCAGCTGATGCGAACAAGCAGAGTGAGAGAAAAAGCATGAGAGGGCGCTCTAG CCCGACAAGGAATTGTTTCCTCAACAG TCTGCACAGGGATTCAAAATCTCcagatttggcttatcgttcCTCCTCTCCAAG GTGGAGTTCAAGAAGTGTTTCTAGTTCACCTCCACGGAGAAGTCGGTCTATGTCATCTGAAAGACGGTATCCCACTTCTCCAAGACAGTCCCCGACCCCTCGCAAGAGGCATGTTGTTCAGCCCTCTCCTTCTCCACCAAGGCGTAGATCGTCCTATTCTAAACGAAGATCAATTTCTCCTCCACGACGTAGATCTCCCTCCCCTAGTAGATATAGAGCGCGTTTACCTAGGCGATACAGATCTCGGTCTCCATTGAGCCATAGATCACGGTCTCCCTTTAATAGAAGGTCACGATCTCCCTTTAATCGAAAATCTCGATCCCCAAGGCGTCGGTCTAGGACACCAATACGGACCTCAACAGCACATCATAGATCCCCCTCTCCTTTCCGGCGTAGATCCCCCTCTCCTTTACGGCGCAGATCTCCATCTCCCGTTCGACGCAGATCTCCATCTCCTGTTCGACGCAGATCTCCATCTCCTGCACGACGGAGGTTGCCATCTCCTCTAAAACGTAGGACATCATCTCCTTTGAGTGACAAATCACCATCACATGTGCAGCGTAGGTCCCCATCTCCCTTGCATCGCAGGCCACGATCTCCATTTCATCGGAAGCCTCCGTATGTTCGTCGGGATTCACGATCTCCTGTAAGAAGGCGATACCAGCGATCTCCTTCAACTCCACGGCAGCAATCTAAATCACCAGTTCGGCGTATGTCCTCAACGATCGGTCGAAAAAGATCTTTATCCCCAGCCCCTCGAAGATCTGGAGAATCTAGCTCTCCCTCGTCCATTCGACACAATTCCATTTCTCCTGTTAGGAGAGAATCTTCAAAAAGCATGAGATCACCTGAACAATCTCATGGAGAAAGGGTCAG AAGCTTAGAGAAAAATTCTCCTGCTCATTATGCTTCTCCAAGTGAAAAAGCTGAACTCTCTGCAAAGAATCATAGAGGATCAAAACCTGTGGACGTCAGGCCCATTATTTCTTTGAGATCACCACAGAGGGATATGCTGGATCAAAATGACCTCCATGGGGAAGAGCCAGTGCTGTCACTTTCCAAGAAAAAAACTCCTCTTGTATCAGATGCTTCTAGGGAAAGAGCTCACCGTGAAGAGCAAAG GTCTAGTCCTCGTGATGGTCTTCATCAGCAAAGGGAAAGAGTCATTCGTCCTGAGAGCCCAAGCCCCATGGTGAAGGTTGCTGGGCCTAAACCTCATCGTGAACATTCTGGGGCAAGTGTTGAAGATAAGAACAACTTTTCTGCCAG AGAGCAAAAATATGGAGCACGTGGAACGAATTCTCTGACATCTGATCAACGTAAAGATTTAATTGACTCTACCAAAGTTCATGATGATTTCTCAAAGTCAACAAAGAGCCGACTGACAAATAG CGAAGGACCTGACAGGACGAATCATAGAGAACACTATGAGAAACCAGCGTCATCAGAAATTCGTAAAACAACGAGCATGAGTGAGAGAAAAAGTGAATCATATGTCGATGAGGGTGACAGAGCTGGCAAATTGACTAGTGGTCCGTTAGGTGATAGCAAGAAAGGTTATAGGTTGCAAGAATCGGCAGTTTTGCCCAAGTTGTCAAGGAAGTCTGAGATGAATGATCTGAATGGTTCTACAGATTCTCCCTCCAAGGAATCTGATGAGTACAAAACTAAagtcaaagaaaagaagaaacacAGCAAGTCAGATAGGCATGATGTGGAATCGGATGATTCTTTCAGTGATGATTCTTATGAGGAGAGGAAGGAGGTCAAAAggaggagaaaagaagaaaaaaagctGAAGAGAGAGGAGAAGCGTCGGAAACGAGATGAGCGACATCGTAGAAAGGAAGAAAGGCGTGCAGAGAAGTTGAAATTGAAGTCAGCGGATACTGGTAACCCATTATCTGATCTCGAGGGAGATTATTCAGAAAACGACAATGATCATAGACGCGTGTCAAAAACAAGAGGAAATAAGGATTCTAAATCCGAGCAGAAAAACCTTGAGATAGAGTTACGAGAGAAGGCTCTTGAGTCCCTTCGAGCCAAAAGAGGGATTGACATATCAAAGGATTGA
- the LOC140882243 gene encoding uncharacterized protein isoform X2 codes for MSGGFFRGTSTDQDTRFSNKKAKLLKSQKFASELETLVDMTKVKMDVMRPWIAKRVTELIGFEDEVLINFIYGLLEGKEVNGKEVQISLTGFMERNTGKFMKELWSLLLSAQQNLSGIPQQFLDEKEEETKKKKAETDRIAHEILRKKEKEKQELERETTKMDGDGDTLRDKPAELELNSKPDTMVSSFQPADANKQSERKSMRGRSSLHRDSKSPDLAYRSSSPRWSSRSVSSSPPRRSRSMSSERRYPTSPRQSPTPRKRHVVQPSPSPPRRRSSYSKRRSISPPRRRSPSPSRYRARLPRRYRSRSPLSHRSRSPFNRRSRSPFNRKSRSPRRRSRTPIRTSTAHHRSPSPFRRRSPSPLRRRSPSPVRRRSPSPVRRRSPSPARRRLPSPLKRRTSSPLSDKSPSHVQRRSPSPLHRRPRSPFHRKPPYVRRDSRSPVRRRYQRSPSTPRQQSKSPVRRMSSTIGRKRSLSPAPRRSGESSSPSSIRHNSISPVRRESSKSMRSPEQSHGERVRSLEKNSPAHYASPSEKAELSAKNHRGSKPVDVRPIISLRSPQRDMLDQNDLHGEEPVLSLSKKKTPLVSDASRERAHREEQRSSPRDGLHQQRERVIRPESPSPMVKVAGPKPHREHSGASVEDKNNFSAREQKYGARGTNSLTSDQRKDLIDSTKVHDDFSKSTKSRLTNSEGPDRTNHREHYEKPASSEIRKTTSMSERKSESYVDEGDRAGKLTSGPLGDSKKGYRLQESAVLPKLSRKSEMNDLNGSTDSPSKESDEYKTKVKEKKKHSKSDRHDVESDDSFSDDSYEERKEVKRRRKEEKKLKREEKRRKRDERHRRKEERRAEKLKLKSADTGNPLSDLEGDYSENDNDHRRVSKTRGNKDSKSEQKNLEIELREKALESLRAKRGIDISKD; via the exons ATGTCGGGCGGATTTTTTCGG GGCACGTCCACCGATCAGGACACTCGTTTCTCGAACAAGAAAGCCAAGCTTCTCAAATCTCAGAAATTCGCCTCTGAATTGGAAACCCTG GTGGACATGACAAAAGTGAAGATGGATGTTATGAGACCATGGATAGCAAAGCGTGTCACTGAGCTAATTGGGTTTGAGGATGAAGTACTTATCAACTTTATCTATGGACTTCTAGAGGGAAAG GAAGTCAATGGAAAAGAAGTTCAAATTTCACTTACTGGATTTATGGAGAGAAACACTGGAAAGTTTATGAAAGAATTATGGTCGTTGCTTCTAAGTGCACAGCAAAATTTGAGCGGCATTCCGCAGCAGTTTCTTGATGAGAAGGAGGAGGAAACTAAGAAGAAGAAG GCTGAGACAGATCGTATAGCTCATGAAATTCTAAGGAAGAAAGAGAAGGAGAAGCAAGAATTGGAACGAGAGACTACGAAAATG GATGGTGATGGTGATACATTGAGAGATAAGCCTGCTGAGTTGGAACTCAATTCAAAACCTGATACCATGGTGTCTAGCTTTCAGCCAGCTGATGCGAACAAGCAGAGTGAGAGAAAAAGCATGAGAGGGCGCTCTAG TCTGCACAGGGATTCAAAATCTCcagatttggcttatcgttcCTCCTCTCCAAG GTGGAGTTCAAGAAGTGTTTCTAGTTCACCTCCACGGAGAAGTCGGTCTATGTCATCTGAAAGACGGTATCCCACTTCTCCAAGACAGTCCCCGACCCCTCGCAAGAGGCATGTTGTTCAGCCCTCTCCTTCTCCACCAAGGCGTAGATCGTCCTATTCTAAACGAAGATCAATTTCTCCTCCACGACGTAGATCTCCCTCCCCTAGTAGATATAGAGCGCGTTTACCTAGGCGATACAGATCTCGGTCTCCATTGAGCCATAGATCACGGTCTCCCTTTAATAGAAGGTCACGATCTCCCTTTAATCGAAAATCTCGATCCCCAAGGCGTCGGTCTAGGACACCAATACGGACCTCAACAGCACATCATAGATCCCCCTCTCCTTTCCGGCGTAGATCCCCCTCTCCTTTACGGCGCAGATCTCCATCTCCCGTTCGACGCAGATCTCCATCTCCTGTTCGACGCAGATCTCCATCTCCTGCACGACGGAGGTTGCCATCTCCTCTAAAACGTAGGACATCATCTCCTTTGAGTGACAAATCACCATCACATGTGCAGCGTAGGTCCCCATCTCCCTTGCATCGCAGGCCACGATCTCCATTTCATCGGAAGCCTCCGTATGTTCGTCGGGATTCACGATCTCCTGTAAGAAGGCGATACCAGCGATCTCCTTCAACTCCACGGCAGCAATCTAAATCACCAGTTCGGCGTATGTCCTCAACGATCGGTCGAAAAAGATCTTTATCCCCAGCCCCTCGAAGATCTGGAGAATCTAGCTCTCCCTCGTCCATTCGACACAATTCCATTTCTCCTGTTAGGAGAGAATCTTCAAAAAGCATGAGATCACCTGAACAATCTCATGGAGAAAGGGTCAG AAGCTTAGAGAAAAATTCTCCTGCTCATTATGCTTCTCCAAGTGAAAAAGCTGAACTCTCTGCAAAGAATCATAGAGGATCAAAACCTGTGGACGTCAGGCCCATTATTTCTTTGAGATCACCACAGAGGGATATGCTGGATCAAAATGACCTCCATGGGGAAGAGCCAGTGCTGTCACTTTCCAAGAAAAAAACTCCTCTTGTATCAGATGCTTCTAGGGAAAGAGCTCACCGTGAAGAGCAAAG GTCTAGTCCTCGTGATGGTCTTCATCAGCAAAGGGAAAGAGTCATTCGTCCTGAGAGCCCAAGCCCCATGGTGAAGGTTGCTGGGCCTAAACCTCATCGTGAACATTCTGGGGCAAGTGTTGAAGATAAGAACAACTTTTCTGCCAG AGAGCAAAAATATGGAGCACGTGGAACGAATTCTCTGACATCTGATCAACGTAAAGATTTAATTGACTCTACCAAAGTTCATGATGATTTCTCAAAGTCAACAAAGAGCCGACTGACAAATAG CGAAGGACCTGACAGGACGAATCATAGAGAACACTATGAGAAACCAGCGTCATCAGAAATTCGTAAAACAACGAGCATGAGTGAGAGAAAAAGTGAATCATATGTCGATGAGGGTGACAGAGCTGGCAAATTGACTAGTGGTCCGTTAGGTGATAGCAAGAAAGGTTATAGGTTGCAAGAATCGGCAGTTTTGCCCAAGTTGTCAAGGAAGTCTGAGATGAATGATCTGAATGGTTCTACAGATTCTCCCTCCAAGGAATCTGATGAGTACAAAACTAAagtcaaagaaaagaagaaacacAGCAAGTCAGATAGGCATGATGTGGAATCGGATGATTCTTTCAGTGATGATTCTTATGAGGAGAGGAAGGAGGTCAAAAggaggagaaaagaagaaaaaaagctGAAGAGAGAGGAGAAGCGTCGGAAACGAGATGAGCGACATCGTAGAAAGGAAGAAAGGCGTGCAGAGAAGTTGAAATTGAAGTCAGCGGATACTGGTAACCCATTATCTGATCTCGAGGGAGATTATTCAGAAAACGACAATGATCATAGACGCGTGTCAAAAACAAGAGGAAATAAGGATTCTAAATCCGAGCAGAAAAACCTTGAGATAGAGTTACGAGAGAAGGCTCTTGAGTCCCTTCGAGCCAAAAGAGGGATTGACATATCAAAGGATTGA